A window from Bubalus kerabau isolate K-KA32 ecotype Philippines breed swamp buffalo chromosome 5, PCC_UOA_SB_1v2, whole genome shotgun sequence encodes these proteins:
- the PTGS2 gene encoding prostaglandin G/H synthase 2, giving the protein MLARALLLCAAVALCGAANPCCSHPCQNRGVCMSVGFDQYKCDCTRTGFYGENCTTPEFLTRIKLLLKPTPDTVHYILTHFKGVWNIVNKISFLRNMIMRYVLTSRSHLIESPPTYNVHYSYKSWEAFSNLSYYTRALPPVPDDCPTPMGVKGRKELPDSKEVVKKVLLRRKFIPDPQGTNLMFAFFAQHFTHQFFKTDFERGPAFTKGKNHGVDLSHIYGESLERQHKLRLFKDGKMKYQMINGEMYPPTVKDTQVEMIYPPHVPEHLKFAVGQEVFGLVPGLMMYATIWLREHNRVCDVLKQEHPEWGDEQLFQTSRLILIGETIKIVIEDYVQHLSGYHFKLKFDPELLFNQQFQYQNRIAAEFNTLYHWHPLLPDVFQIDGQEYNYQQFIYNNSVLLKHGVTQFVESFTRQRAGRVAGGRNLPVAVEKVSKASIDQSREMKYQSFNEYRKRFLLKPYESFEELTGEKEMAAELEALYGDIDAMEFYPALLVEKPRPDAIFGETMVEAGAPFSLKGLMGNPICSPEYWKPSTFGGEVGFKIINTASIRSLICSNVKGCPFTSFSVQDTHLTKTVTINASSSHSGLDDINPTVLLKERSTEL; this is encoded by the exons ATGCTCGCCCGGGCCCTGCTGCTCTGCGCTGCCGTGGCGCTCTGCGGTGCAG CAAATCCTTGCTGTTCCCATCCATGCCAGAATCGAGGTGTATGTATGAGTGTAGGATTTGACCAGTATAAATGTGACTGTACCCGAACAGGATTCTACGGTGAAAACTGTACCACAC CCGAATTTCTGACGAGAATAAAATTACTCCTGAAACCCACTCCCGACACAGTGCACTACATACTTACCCACTTCAAGGGAGTCTGGAACATTGTCAATAAGATCTCCTTCCTGCGAAATATGATTATGAGATATGTGTTGACAT CAAGATCACATTTGATTGAGAGTCCGCCAACTTATAATGTGCACTACAGCTATAAAAGCTGGGAAGCCTTTTCTAACCTGTCTTATTATACCAGAGCTCTTCCTCCGGTGCCTGATGACTGCCCAACACCCATGGGTGTGAAAG GGAGGAAAGAGCTTCCTGATTCAAAAGAAGTTGTGAAAAAAGTACTTCTAAGAAGAAAGTTCATTCCTGATCCCCAGGGCACAAATCTGATGTTTGCATTCTTTGCCCAGCACTTCACCCATCAATTTTTCAAGACAGATTTTGAACGAGGACCAGCTTTCACTAAGGGAAAGAACCATGGG GTGGACTTAAGTCACATTTATGGTGAATCTTTAGAGAGACAGCATAAGCTGCGCCTTTTCAAGGATGGAAAAATGAAATATCAG ATGATTAATGGAGAGATGTATCCTCCCACAGTCAAAGATACTCAGGTCGAAATGATCTACCCGCCTCATGTTCCTGAACACTTGAAGTTTGCTGTGGGCCAGGAGGTCTTTGGTCTGGTGCCTGGTCTGATGATGTACGCCACCATTTGGCTGCGGGAACACAACAGAGTGTGTGATGTGCTTAAACAAGAGCATCCAGAATGGGGCGATGAGCAGTTGTTCCAGACAAGCAGGCTAATCCTGATAG GAGAAACTATTAAGATTGTGATTGAAGACTACGTGCAGCACTTGAGTGGCTATCACTTCAAACTGAAGTTTGACCCAGAGCTGCTTTTCAACCAACAGTTCCAGTACCAGAACCGTATTGCTGCTGAGTTTAACACGCTCTACCACTGGCATCCCCTTCTGCCTGACGTCTTTCAGATTGATGGCCAGGAGTACAACTATCAGCAGTTTATCTATAACAACTCTGTCTTACTGAAACATGGTGTCACTCAGTTTGTTGAATCATTCACCAGGCAAAGGGCTGGCAGG GTCGCTGGCGGTAGGAATCTTCCAGTCGCAGTAGAGAAAGTATCAAAGGCTTCAATTGACCAGAGCAGAGAGATGAAATACCAGTCTTTTAATGAGTATCGCAAACGTTTTCTGCTGAAGCCCTATGAATCATTTGAGGAACTTACAG gagagaaggaaatggctgcagAGTTAGAAGCGCTGTATGGAGACATAGATGCCATGGAGTTTTATCCCGCCCTTCTGGTAGAGAAGCCCCGTCCAGATGCCATCTTTGGGGAGACCATGGTAGAAGCTGGAGCACCATTCTCCCTGAAAGGACTTATGGGTAATCCTATATGCTCTCCTGAGTACTGGAAGCCTAGCACTTTTGGTGGAGAAGTAGGTTTTAAAATCATCAACACTGCCTCAATTCGGTCTCTCATCTGCAGTAACGTGAAAGGCTGTCCCTTTACCTCATTCAGTGTTCAAGATACACACCTCACCAAAACAGTCACCATTAATGCAAGCTCTTCCCACTCTGGACTAGATGATATCAACCCCACAGTCCTACTAAAGGAACGTTCAACCGAACTGTAG